A section of the Kribbella sp. HUAS MG21 genome encodes:
- a CDS encoding M20 family metallopeptidase — translation MSLSPAEQKVLDRIDEDLLVRITQDLLRSPGQNPPGEEAATVAVLAAAAQELGLDVRRSPVELGRENVAVTLAGGNNPGLLLLGHTDVVPVGDGWTVDPYSGLLHDGRLYGRGASDMKGGLAAALVAMAALRDIPLAGPVELAALIDEEETGKGIRAYISENDRRYIGCITAEPTDLQTIIAARGDSYLQVSVHGRASHAGNPDGGANAIYGAAAVVAEIEHLHQELAATPHPLLGPATWSVGQINGGTGGSIVPADCVLVADRRLLPGESPAEVLADLGRRVAALRLEDRGLTVELAMPMEMPAFETAEDAPLVQITETARRDAGGEPMPLAGWTAACDGGYVARDLGVPVVVLGPGSVTTQAHRADESVAVAELVTAARTYALTALRLLAVHE, via the coding sequence ATGAGCCTGTCGCCTGCTGAACAGAAGGTGCTGGATCGGATCGACGAGGATCTGCTGGTCCGGATCACGCAGGACCTGCTGCGCTCCCCCGGCCAGAATCCGCCCGGCGAGGAGGCCGCCACGGTGGCCGTCCTTGCTGCGGCGGCGCAGGAGCTCGGCCTCGACGTGCGCCGTTCTCCGGTCGAGCTGGGCCGCGAGAACGTGGCTGTAACTCTTGCTGGTGGCAACAATCCTGGCCTGCTGCTGCTCGGTCACACCGACGTGGTCCCGGTCGGCGACGGCTGGACGGTCGACCCGTACAGCGGATTGCTCCACGACGGCCGTCTTTATGGTCGCGGTGCCTCCGACATGAAGGGCGGCCTCGCCGCGGCTCTGGTCGCGATGGCCGCCCTCCGCGACATCCCACTGGCCGGGCCGGTCGAACTCGCAGCCCTCATAGACGAAGAAGAAACCGGCAAAGGCATCCGCGCCTACATCTCTGAGAACGACCGTCGGTATATCGGGTGCATCACCGCCGAGCCGACCGACCTGCAGACGATCATCGCGGCGCGCGGGGACTCCTATCTCCAGGTGTCGGTCCACGGGCGCGCCTCGCACGCGGGCAACCCGGACGGTGGCGCGAACGCGATCTACGGCGCCGCCGCAGTGGTCGCCGAGATCGAACACCTGCATCAGGAACTCGCCGCCACGCCCCACCCGCTGCTCGGCCCGGCAACCTGGAGCGTCGGTCAGATCAACGGCGGCACCGGCGGCTCGATCGTCCCCGCCGACTGCGTGCTGGTCGCCGACCGCCGGCTCCTCCCCGGCGAGTCTCCCGCGGAGGTGCTCGCCGACCTCGGCCGCCGGGTGGCCGCCCTCCGCCTGGAGGATCGCGGCCTGACCGTCGAGCTCGCGATGCCGATGGAGATGCCCGCGTTCGAAACGGCCGAGGACGCGCCGCTCGTGCAGATCACCGAGACCGCGCGCCGTGACGCCGGCGGCGAGCCGATGCCGCTGGCCGGCTGGACCGCGGCCTGCGACGGCGGGTACGTCGCCCGCGATCTCGGCGTACCGGTCGTGGTCCTTGGCCCAGGCTCCGTCACAACCCAGGCCCACCGCGCCGACGAGTCCGTCGCCGTCGCAGAACTCGTCACAGCAGCCCGCACCTACGCCCTCACAGCCCTCCGCCTCCTGGCGGTCCACGAATGA
- a CDS encoding NAD(P)-dependent oxidoreductase: protein MKILVAGATGGLGRSLVPQLVAAGHEVTGMIRSQSGAAGVRAFGADVVLADGLDAAAVRAAVESVRPEVVVHQMTALSGGIDFKHFDDSFALTNRLRTEGTDNLLAASQAAGVRRFVVQSYAGWNMQHGGSAAKTEADPLDPTPVPAQRQTMAGIKYVESAALNADGIEGVALRYANFYGPTAALGKGGSMVELVQKRRLPIIGDGTGVWSFIHYDDAAAATVKAIESDVTGVYQIADDEPAQASVWLPELARILGAKPPRHIPTWLGRLAVGDVGVAAFTEIRGVDNTLAKKTFNWQPHYASWREGFREGL, encoded by the coding sequence ATGAAGATCTTGGTGGCAGGTGCGACCGGCGGACTGGGCCGGTCACTGGTACCGCAGCTGGTCGCGGCCGGGCACGAGGTGACCGGGATGATCCGGTCCCAGTCCGGCGCGGCCGGGGTGCGGGCCTTCGGTGCGGACGTCGTACTCGCTGACGGGCTGGACGCCGCCGCCGTACGCGCCGCGGTGGAGTCGGTCCGGCCCGAGGTCGTCGTGCACCAGATGACGGCGCTCAGCGGCGGGATCGATTTCAAGCACTTCGACGACAGCTTCGCGCTGACGAACCGGCTGCGGACCGAAGGCACCGACAACCTGCTCGCCGCGTCACAGGCTGCCGGCGTACGACGGTTCGTCGTCCAGTCGTACGCCGGCTGGAACATGCAGCACGGCGGGTCCGCCGCGAAGACCGAGGCGGACCCGCTCGACCCGACACCGGTGCCCGCGCAGCGGCAGACGATGGCCGGCATCAAGTACGTCGAATCGGCCGCGCTGAACGCCGACGGCATCGAGGGCGTCGCGCTCCGGTACGCGAACTTCTATGGGCCGACCGCCGCGCTCGGCAAGGGCGGCTCGATGGTGGAGCTGGTCCAGAAGCGCCGGCTGCCGATCATCGGCGACGGCACCGGGGTGTGGTCGTTCATCCACTACGACGACGCGGCCGCCGCGACCGTGAAGGCAATCGAGAGCGACGTGACGGGCGTGTACCAGATCGCCGACGACGAGCCGGCGCAGGCGTCGGTCTGGCTACCGGAGCTGGCCCGCATCCTCGGCGCGAAACCCCCACGGCACATCCCCACCTGGCTCGGCCGCCTCGCGGTCGGCGACGTCGGCGTAGCAGCCTTCACCGAGATCCGCGGCGTCGACAACACCCTGGCCAAGAAGACCTTCAACTGGCAGCCCCATTACGCCTCCTGGCGCGAAGGCTTCCGCGAGGGGCTGTAA
- a CDS encoding serine hydrolase, whose product MSRLPRSTPESQGLDAAALGSFVAALDAGAPEIQTLMVLRHGQVVLEEAWAPYRLEDRHLLFSVSKSFTSTAIGLAIDEGLLSLEDPVVSFFGADELPETISDNLAAMKVRHLLTMTTGHSKDTVEALSRDRRMVKIFLGLDVEHEPGTVFVYNSGATYMLSAILQRLTGERLLDYLRPRLFEPLGATEATWQVSKEGITVGGWGLSVNTETLACFGQLLLQHGEWQGRQLVPVEWYEAATSKQVPNDNEENPDWKQGYGYQFWRGRHNTYRGDGAFGQFCVVIPEYDAVLIVTSATQDMQAILNTAWEYLLPALEGKEVPVLPRPERLELPPPSGPAPAGGDGRTYRFAADNMLGLVSARIDPDGTGTFSFRDLEDGSRHDLVCAAGDWREASAPGTVDDAAPEVGERVVTNAYGDGDAFVATLRWLESPYVATLTCRVTGDTLTVDVALNVSFGPTDFTIVSEPMSQN is encoded by the coding sequence TCCAGACGTTGATGGTGCTGCGGCACGGCCAGGTGGTGCTCGAGGAGGCCTGGGCGCCGTACCGGCTCGAGGACCGGCACCTGCTGTTCTCGGTGTCGAAGAGCTTCACCTCGACGGCGATCGGGCTGGCGATCGACGAGGGCCTGCTGTCGCTCGAGGACCCGGTGGTGTCGTTCTTCGGCGCCGACGAGCTACCGGAGACGATCAGCGACAACCTGGCCGCGATGAAGGTCCGGCATCTGCTGACGATGACGACCGGCCATTCGAAGGACACGGTCGAGGCGCTGAGCCGGGACCGCCGGATGGTGAAGATCTTCCTCGGGCTCGACGTGGAGCACGAGCCGGGGACCGTGTTCGTCTATAACAGCGGCGCGACGTACATGCTGTCCGCGATCCTGCAGCGGCTCACCGGCGAGCGGCTGCTCGACTACCTGCGACCGCGGCTGTTCGAGCCGCTGGGCGCCACCGAGGCGACCTGGCAGGTGTCGAAGGAGGGCATCACCGTCGGCGGGTGGGGGCTGAGCGTCAACACCGAGACGCTGGCGTGCTTCGGGCAGCTGCTGCTGCAGCACGGCGAGTGGCAGGGCCGGCAGCTCGTCCCCGTCGAGTGGTACGAGGCGGCGACATCGAAGCAGGTCCCCAACGACAACGAGGAGAACCCGGACTGGAAGCAGGGGTACGGCTACCAGTTCTGGCGCGGCCGCCACAACACGTACCGCGGCGACGGCGCGTTCGGGCAGTTCTGCGTGGTGATCCCGGAGTACGACGCCGTGCTGATCGTCACCAGTGCGACGCAGGACATGCAGGCGATCCTCAACACCGCGTGGGAGTACCTGCTGCCGGCACTGGAAGGCAAGGAGGTGCCGGTGCTGCCGCGGCCGGAGCGGCTCGAGCTCCCGCCGCCGAGCGGTCCGGCGCCCGCGGGCGGTGACGGGCGGACGTACCGGTTCGCAGCGGACAACATGCTCGGGCTCGTGTCGGCACGCATCGACCCGGACGGCACCGGCACGTTCAGCTTCCGGGACCTCGAGGACGGCAGCCGGCACGACCTGGTCTGCGCGGCGGGCGACTGGCGTGAGGCGTCCGCTCCGGGCACGGTCGACGACGCGGCGCCCGAGGTGGGCGAGCGGGTGGTGACCAACGCGTACGGCGACGGCGACGCGTTCGTGGCGACGCTCCGCTGGCTGGAGTCGCCGTACGTCGCGACGCTCACCTGCCGGGTCACCGGCGACACCCTGACCGTCGACGTCGCCCTCAACGTGTCCTTCGGGCCGACCGATTTCACAATTGTTTCGGAGCCGATGTCACAGAACTGA